Proteins from one Flavobacterium sp. N2038 genomic window:
- a CDS encoding M1 family metallopeptidase — protein sequence MKYIFLLFTSLIFAQQTKYVDFKTVTGQLSLNSKEKTVSGSVNYSFTVLQPIDTIKIDAKNMEFSKVLIDNKEVVFVNSGKQLQIVGNFQKGENHLTFDYKAKPKQALYFIDIENKEVQIWTQGQGRYTSNWFPSFDDVNEKVIFSLGISYDAAYQVVSNGILKEKVVKGDLLHWQYEMEKPMSSYLLMLAVGKYDKRELKAKSGIPLEYYLENKDLVRFEPTFRYSKRIFDFLEKEIGIKYPWKIYRQIPVRDFLYAGMENTTSTLLATRYVVDSTGFTDRNYTNVDAHELAHHWFGDLITAESSKHHWLQEGFATYFAALAERDIFGDDYFYSKLYDTAQQIKFASRTDSIPVLNPKASSLTFYEKGAWTLFVLHESIGDKAFKKAIKSYLKKYAYQNVNTQNFFDEIKKVSSFDLEKFQKTWLESTTFDTPTANALLSKNKSIQIRLEVDKLKKTPLAEKREFFIKTLNSDAYHTVKEAIIDQLENEKYEAKKELLLLALQSNIIQIRQTVAETLTKIPEDFRTDYETLLDDKSYQTQEVALYWLWRNFPDHRAEYLNKSKNWIGFNDYNLRTLWLSLALSTTNYADNPDELVNELIAFSSTKYEATTRQNALEKLIAFKIINDQVLSNLVLATTHHMWQFSKFGRDTIRLLLKNPEMRASFERILPNLTPDEQFQLNRLLKE from the coding sequence ATGAAATATATTTTTCTATTATTCACATCTTTAATCTTTGCGCAGCAAACTAAATATGTTGATTTTAAAACGGTTACCGGCCAATTGTCTTTAAATTCAAAAGAGAAAACTGTTTCAGGATCTGTAAATTATAGTTTTACGGTTTTACAGCCAATTGATACTATAAAAATCGATGCCAAAAACATGGAATTCTCAAAAGTATTGATCGATAATAAAGAGGTTGTTTTTGTAAATTCCGGTAAGCAATTACAAATTGTAGGCAATTTTCAAAAAGGAGAAAATCATTTAACTTTTGACTATAAGGCAAAACCAAAACAGGCGTTGTATTTTATAGATATTGAGAATAAAGAAGTTCAGATTTGGACTCAGGGACAAGGGCGCTACACCAGCAATTGGTTTCCAAGTTTTGATGATGTAAATGAAAAAGTAATTTTTAGTTTAGGAATATCCTACGATGCAGCATATCAGGTTGTTTCGAATGGCATATTAAAAGAAAAAGTAGTAAAAGGCGATTTATTGCATTGGCAGTACGAAATGGAAAAACCAATGAGTTCTTATTTATTAATGCTTGCTGTAGGTAAATATGATAAAAGAGAATTAAAAGCTAAATCCGGTATTCCTCTTGAGTATTATTTAGAAAACAAGGATTTAGTACGTTTTGAACCTACATTTCGTTATTCCAAACGCATTTTTGATTTTTTAGAAAAGGAAATTGGTATTAAATATCCGTGGAAAATATACAGGCAGATTCCGGTTCGTGATTTTTTATATGCCGGAATGGAAAATACTACTTCTACGCTTTTGGCAACACGATATGTGGTTGATTCAACTGGTTTTACCGATAGAAATTATACAAATGTAGATGCACACGAACTGGCGCATCATTGGTTTGGAGATTTAATTACGGCAGAAAGCAGTAAGCATCACTGGCTTCAGGAAGGATTTGCAACTTATTTTGCTGCTCTGGCTGAACGTGACATATTTGGAGATGATTATTTTTACTCTAAACTTTATGATACAGCACAGCAAATAAAATTTGCTTCGAGAACAGATTCAATTCCTGTTTTAAATCCAAAAGCAAGTTCGCTTACTTTTTACGAAAAAGGAGCATGGACGCTTTTTGTTTTGCATGAGTCAATTGGTGATAAAGCGTTTAAAAAAGCGATTAAAAGTTATCTGAAAAAGTATGCCTATCAAAATGTAAACACGCAAAATTTCTTTGATGAAATAAAAAAAGTTTCCAGTTTTGATTTGGAAAAATTTCAAAAAACATGGTTAGAATCAACTACTTTTGATACCCCAACTGCGAATGCTTTGCTCAGTAAAAACAAATCGATTCAAATTCGGTTAGAAGTTGATAAATTGAAAAAAACACCTTTGGCAGAGAAAAGAGAATTCTTTATTAAAACGCTAAATTCTGATGCTTATCATACGGTAAAAGAAGCTATTATAGATCAGTTGGAAAATGAAAAATATGAAGCAAAAAAAGAATTATTGCTTTTAGCGCTGCAAAGTAATATTATTCAGATTCGCCAGACAGTAGCTGAAACTTTAACCAAAATTCCTGAGGATTTTAGAACAGATTATGAAACTTTACTGGATGATAAATCATACCAAACTCAGGAGGTGGCTTTGTATTGGTTATGGCGAAATTTTCCGGATCATCGGGCAGAATATCTTAATAAATCTAAAAACTGGATTGGTTTCAATGACTATAATCTTCGCACATTATGGCTTTCTTTAGCATTGTCAACAACAAATTATGCCGACAATCCAGATGAACTTGTAAATGAACTGATCGCTTTTTCTTCAACTAAATATGAAGCCACAACGCGACAAAATGCTTTAGAAAAACTAATCGCGTTTAAGATTATTAACGATCAGGTTTTGAGTAATTTAGTTTTGGCGACAACGCATCATATGTGGCAATTTTCGAAGTTTGGAAGAGACACCATCAGATTGTTATTAAAAAATCCCGAAATGCGTGCTTCTTTTGAAAGAATTTTGCCTAATTTGACCCCTGATGAACAATTTCAACTGAATCGTTTGCTGAAAGAGTGA
- a CDS encoding patatin family protein: MRALVISGGGSKGAFAGGVAQYLIEEKNHEYDLFLGTSTGSLLIPHLALGHIKKIHSVYTNVTMASIFNICPFVVKNKEGVDIVTINHFNVLRQFFKGKRTFGESKGLKKYIQNNFSLSDFNKLKKLKTDVVVTVTNFTKNESEYKSVKDCTYEEFCDWSWISSNYVPFMSLVERNNSEYGDGGFSSLVPIREAINRGATEIDVIILETEVNMDKTVIGKNPFSLMIDLFRIALDQVEKHDIAIGKLMASNKNVKLNLYYTPTKLTDNALIFNKEVMKDWWEQGYEYAQNKSEVMSDNKIA, translated from the coding sequence ATGAGAGCATTAGTTATTTCTGGCGGCGGAAGTAAAGGCGCCTTCGCCGGAGGAGTTGCGCAATATTTAATCGAAGAGAAAAATCATGAATATGATTTGTTTTTAGGAACTTCTACAGGAAGTTTATTAATTCCGCATTTAGCTTTAGGACATATAAAAAAAATACATTCGGTTTATACTAATGTTACTATGGCAAGTATTTTTAATATTTGTCCGTTTGTGGTTAAAAATAAAGAAGGAGTAGATATTGTAACGATTAATCACTTCAATGTTTTACGTCAGTTTTTTAAAGGAAAAAGGACTTTTGGCGAGAGCAAAGGGTTGAAGAAATATATTCAGAATAATTTTTCGCTTTCCGACTTTAACAAGCTCAAAAAATTAAAGACAGACGTTGTGGTTACGGTAACCAATTTTACTAAGAATGAATCAGAATACAAATCGGTTAAAGATTGTACTTACGAGGAGTTTTGCGATTGGTCCTGGATTTCCAGCAATTATGTTCCGTTTATGAGTTTGGTCGAAAGAAATAACTCCGAATATGGTGATGGCGGATTCTCTAGTTTGGTTCCAATTCGTGAAGCCATTAACCGTGGGGCAACCGAAATTGATGTGATTATCTTAGAAACCGAAGTAAATATGGATAAAACAGTGATTGGTAAAAATCCGTTTTCGCTAATGATTGATTTATTCCGAATTGCTTTAGATCAGGTTGAAAAACATGACATTGCTATAGGAAAACTTATGGCAAGTAATAAAAATGTAAAGCTTAATTTATATTACACGCCAACAAAGCTTACAGATAATGCGCTTATTTTCAATAAAGAAGTGATGAAAGATTGGTGGGAGCAAGGATATGAATATGCACAGAATAAATCGGAGGTTATGAGTGATAATAAGATAGCTTAA
- a CDS encoding diphthine--ammonia ligase translates to MSAPKKALFNWSSGKDSALALYKILQNPNYKIDCLLTSVNQQFQRISMHGVRVDLLEAQAKSIGIPLKILEIPEMPTMEVYENVMTKTLSELKEQGISHSVFGDIFLEDLRKYREDQLAKMGFDGVFPIWKIPTHNLIQEFISSGFKTIVVCVNERYLDKSFVGRIIDQDFINDLPENVDVCGENGEFHTFAFDGPIFSEPINFEIGEIVYRKYEAPKNQDSSNKACDTNTSDAFDYGFWYCDLIKK, encoded by the coding sequence GTGTCAGCACCCAAAAAAGCCTTATTTAACTGGAGTAGCGGAAAAGATTCTGCTCTTGCTTTGTATAAAATCCTTCAAAATCCTAATTATAAAATCGATTGTTTATTAACGAGCGTTAATCAGCAGTTTCAAAGAATTTCTATGCATGGTGTTCGTGTCGACTTACTGGAAGCTCAGGCAAAAAGCATCGGAATACCTTTAAAAATCTTAGAAATTCCGGAAATGCCAACAATGGAGGTTTACGAAAACGTAATGACCAAAACCTTATCAGAATTAAAAGAACAAGGCATTTCACATTCAGTTTTTGGCGATATCTTTCTGGAAGATTTGCGTAAATATCGTGAAGATCAGTTGGCAAAAATGGGTTTTGACGGTGTTTTCCCAATCTGGAAAATTCCAACTCACAACTTAATTCAGGAATTTATTTCATCAGGGTTTAAAACTATTGTTGTTTGTGTCAACGAACGTTATTTGGACAAAAGTTTTGTGGGCAGAATTATCGATCAGGATTTTATCAATGATTTGCCTGAAAATGTTGATGTTTGTGGAGAAAATGGAGAATTTCATACTTTTGCTTTTGACGGTCCAATATTTTCTGAACCCATAAATTTTGAAATCGGAGAAATCGTGTATCGTAAATATGAAGCTCCAAAAAACCAGGATTCATCAAACAAAGCATGTGATACCAATACTTCTGATGCATTTGATTATGGTTTTTGGTATTGTGATCTGATTAAAAAATAA
- a CDS encoding sulfite exporter TauE/SafE family protein, which translates to MDLYIIFFLCLAAFAAGFIDAIVGGGGLIQTPMGLILLPNLPVSTVIGTLKVPAFSGTSFAAFQYLKKVVIEWKLLLIMMCLAVPSAFLGSTILTLVSNDFMKPLLLVVLSLLFIYTYAKKNFGQHVAKDHSATTQIIYAVVISIIVGFYDGFIGPGTGSFFVVAFIALLGFDFLHASANAKMVNLATNFGSICLFMIKGKIIWAIAIPMAISNGLGGWLGAKLAINKGNGFIRIFFLVVVVGTLIRFAYDVFFK; encoded by the coding sequence ATGGATTTATATATAATTTTTTTTCTTTGTTTAGCTGCTTTTGCAGCAGGATTTATTGATGCAATTGTTGGTGGTGGCGGATTAATTCAGACACCAATGGGGTTGATTTTATTGCCCAATTTACCTGTTTCAACAGTTATTGGAACACTTAAAGTTCCCGCTTTCTCAGGAACATCTTTTGCTGCTTTTCAGTACTTGAAAAAAGTGGTTATAGAATGGAAATTGTTATTGATTATGATGTGTCTGGCAGTTCCTTCTGCATTTTTGGGCTCAACTATTTTAACGTTGGTTAGTAATGATTTTATGAAACCCCTTTTGTTGGTTGTCTTGTCTTTGTTATTTATTTATACCTATGCAAAGAAAAATTTCGGGCAGCATGTTGCTAAAGATCATTCTGCAACGACACAAATAATTTATGCAGTTGTAATTAGCATAATTGTTGGTTTTTATGACGGATTTATTGGTCCCGGAACAGGAAGTTTTTTTGTTGTTGCTTTTATTGCGCTTTTAGGTTTTGATTTTTTGCACGCTTCTGCAAATGCTAAAATGGTAAATCTGGCAACAAATTTTGGTTCGATATGCTTGTTTATGATAAAAGGAAAAATTATCTGGGCAATTGCAATTCCTATGGCAATCAGTAACGGTCTTGGTGGCTGGTTGGGTGCAAAACTGGCCATTAATAAAGGAAATGGTTTTATTAGGATTTTCTTTTTGGTAGTGGTTGTCGGGACTTTGATTCGTTTTGCTTACGATGTGTTTTTTAAGTAA